The Sporichthyaceae bacterium genome includes a window with the following:
- a CDS encoding enoyl-CoA hydratase-related protein — MALVLTDRADGVVTLTLNRPDRRNGVTRELIDEAIAALHAAAADHRDRVLVITGAAGSFCSGMDLAEPLIPDPLTFMRRVGEFCRVLHELPIPTIAKVRGPAIGFGANLALCADLVLAAQDAVFGEVFATRGVALDGAGSWLLPRLIGPQKAKELAFFGAKVTGAQAHELGLINRAVPDAELDKLVEDWASRLAAGPRRALSLIKAELNQAYERSFSAAVEAEAVGQAHCFSSSEAKEGVKAFLQKREPDFRAADHN, encoded by the coding sequence ATGGCCCTGGTGCTGACCGACCGCGCCGATGGTGTGGTCACGCTGACGCTGAACCGGCCGGACCGGCGCAACGGCGTCACCCGCGAACTGATCGATGAGGCGATCGCCGCGCTGCACGCGGCCGCGGCCGATCACCGCGACCGGGTGCTGGTTATCACCGGCGCGGCCGGATCGTTCTGCTCCGGCATGGACCTGGCCGAGCCGCTGATCCCGGATCCCTTGACGTTCATGCGTCGGGTCGGGGAGTTCTGCCGGGTGCTGCACGAGTTGCCGATCCCGACCATCGCCAAGGTGCGCGGGCCGGCGATTGGCTTCGGCGCGAACCTGGCGCTGTGTGCGGATTTGGTGCTCGCCGCGCAGGACGCGGTGTTCGGCGAGGTGTTCGCCACCCGCGGTGTTGCGCTGGACGGGGCGGGCTCGTGGCTGTTGCCCCGGCTGATCGGCCCGCAGAAGGCGAAGGAACTGGCCTTCTTCGGGGCCAAGGTCACCGGCGCACAGGCTCACGAACTCGGCCTGATCAACCGCGCCGTGCCGGACGCCGAACTCGACAAGCTGGTGGAGGACTGGGCCTCTCGGCTGGCCGCCGGCCCGCGTCGGGCGCTGTCGCTGATCAAGGCCGAACTCAATCAGGCCTACGAGCGCTCGTTCTCCGCCGCGGTGGAAGCCGAGGCGGTGGGCCAGGCGCACTGCTTCAGCTCCTCGGAGGCCAAAGAGGGCGTCAAGGCCTTCCTGCAGAAGCGCGAGCCGGACTTCCGCGCCGCAGACCATAACTGA
- a CDS encoding SDR family oxidoreductase, whose protein sequence is MPHLDGQVVVVTGAGRGLGREHALLLAAEGASIVVNDLGGSHDGTGAGVGPAEEVAAEIRAAGGQAVANGDDVSEAAGADNIVATAVQHFGRLDAVVNNAGILRDRVLVNLADSDWDLVVKVSMRGTFLVTRAASQHWREHSKAGEPVSASVVNVTSESGIFGNPGQANYAAAKAAIASFTQVAAKELKRYGVRVNAIAPQARTRLTELAFGDALDAKEGKFDRFDPANVSPIVAYLVSPLCELSGEVFIVGGSRVQRVKPWEKDPTWKLDTEGRWTIDGLAKAVADAGLPQGAGWTANPDKV, encoded by the coding sequence ATGCCTCACCTGGACGGGCAGGTCGTGGTGGTCACCGGCGCCGGCCGCGGGCTGGGTCGTGAGCACGCGCTGCTGCTGGCCGCCGAGGGCGCGAGCATCGTGGTCAACGACCTGGGCGGTTCACACGACGGCACCGGCGCGGGCGTCGGCCCCGCCGAGGAGGTCGCGGCGGAGATCCGGGCGGCCGGCGGGCAGGCCGTGGCCAACGGTGACGACGTCTCCGAGGCCGCGGGCGCGGACAACATCGTGGCCACCGCCGTGCAGCACTTCGGTCGGCTGGACGCGGTGGTGAACAACGCGGGCATCCTGCGCGACCGGGTGCTGGTCAACCTCGCCGACTCCGACTGGGACCTGGTGGTCAAGGTCAGCATGCGCGGCACCTTCCTGGTCACCCGCGCGGCGAGCCAACACTGGCGCGAGCACAGCAAGGCCGGCGAGCCGGTCAGCGCCTCGGTGGTCAACGTGACCAGCGAATCCGGGATCTTCGGCAACCCCGGCCAGGCCAACTACGCCGCGGCCAAGGCCGCCATCGCCTCGTTCACCCAGGTCGCCGCCAAGGAGCTGAAGCGCTACGGGGTGCGGGTCAATGCGATCGCCCCGCAGGCCCGCACCCGGTTGACCGAACTCGCCTTCGGTGACGCGCTGGACGCCAAGGAGGGCAAGTTCGACCGGTTCGACCCGGCCAACGTCTCCCCGATCGTCGCCTACCTGGTCTCACCGCTGTGTGAGCTGTCCGGCGAGGTGTTCATCGTCGGCGGCTCGCGGGTGCAGCGGGTCAAGCCGTGGGAGAAGGACCCGACCTGGAAGTTGGACACCGAGGGCCGGTGGACGATCGACGGGTTGGCCAAGGCCGTCGCCGACGCCGGCCTGCCGCAGGGCGCGGGCTGGACCGCGAACCCCGACAAGGTCTGA
- a CDS encoding aromatic ring-hydroxylating dioxygenase subunit alpha, with translation MTARSPGVSYADLLDADTHQVPEFLRRTGKSDFGTEDIDARYYFDPDIARRETERIWKHTWQFACREERLRNPGDVEVYDIADLSVLLVHGEDGVIRGFWNACLHRGRQLREAGGAASELQCQFHGFCWDLHGELKRVPARWDFPQVDADTFRLPQVRVDTWGGFVFVCLDPDQIPLRDYLGELTELDHWDLAGRYTEAHVAKVLPCNWKVAQEAFMESFHVVTTHPQLLRGIGDANSQYDAWTWVSRAITPRGTPSPHLNYEPTEQQIFDAMMGLGLDDAPIKTLPDDARARTVIAAASRARMRDSLGERAETLSDSECVDTFFYTAFPNFHPWGSYNRTCYRFRPNGTDPETAIMEVLVLSPFLGERPAEAPVRHIGLDGSFLEAGELGPLARVFFQDEYNLGAVQRGLHTLVQHKQGVTFAAYQETKIRHFYAVYRELMGPL, from the coding sequence ATGACCGCGCGCTCGCCCGGCGTCAGCTACGCCGACCTGCTGGACGCGGACACCCACCAGGTGCCGGAATTCCTGCGCCGTACCGGAAAGAGCGACTTCGGCACCGAGGACATCGACGCCCGCTACTACTTCGACCCCGACATCGCGCGCCGCGAGACCGAGCGGATCTGGAAGCACACCTGGCAGTTCGCCTGCCGCGAGGAGCGACTGCGCAACCCCGGCGATGTCGAGGTCTATGACATCGCCGACCTGTCGGTGCTGCTGGTGCACGGCGAGGACGGGGTGATCCGCGGGTTCTGGAACGCCTGCCTGCACCGCGGTCGGCAACTGCGCGAGGCCGGCGGCGCGGCGAGCGAACTGCAGTGCCAGTTCCACGGGTTCTGCTGGGACCTGCACGGCGAGCTCAAGCGGGTGCCCGCGCGCTGGGACTTCCCGCAGGTCGATGCCGACACCTTCCGGCTGCCGCAGGTGCGGGTGGACACCTGGGGCGGGTTCGTCTTCGTCTGCCTCGACCCCGACCAGATCCCGCTGCGCGATTACCTCGGCGAGCTCACCGAGCTGGATCATTGGGACCTGGCCGGCCGCTACACCGAGGCGCACGTCGCGAAAGTGCTGCCGTGCAACTGGAAGGTGGCGCAGGAGGCCTTCATGGAGTCCTTCCATGTGGTCACCACCCACCCGCAGTTATTGCGCGGCATCGGCGACGCGAACTCCCAATACGACGCGTGGACCTGGGTCAGCCGGGCCATCACGCCGCGGGGCACGCCCAGCCCGCACCTGAACTACGAGCCGACCGAGCAACAGATCTTCGACGCGATGATGGGCCTGGGCCTGGACGACGCCCCGATCAAGACGCTGCCGGACGACGCCCGCGCGCGCACGGTGATCGCCGCGGCCAGCCGGGCCCGGATGCGCGATTCCCTCGGCGAACGCGCGGAAACGCTGTCCGACTCCGAGTGCGTGGACACGTTTTTCTACACCGCATTCCCCAACTTCCACCCGTGGGGCTCCTACAACCGCACCTGTTACCGGTTCCGGCCCAACGGCACCGACCCGGAGACCGCGATCATGGAGGTGCTGGTGCTCTCCCCATTCCTCGGCGAACGACCCGCGGAGGCACCGGTGCGACACATCGGCCTGGACGGGTCGTTCCTGGAGGCCGGCGAACTCGGCCCGTTGGCCCGGGTGTTCTTCCAGGACGAGTACAACCTCGGCGCGGTGCAACGTGGCCTGCACACCCTGGTGCAGCACAAGCAGGGCGTCACCTTCGCCGCCTACCAGGAGACGAAGATCCGCCACTTCTACGCGGTCTACCGCGAGTTGATGGGCCCGCTCTGA
- a CDS encoding MaoC family dehydratase — MPSPAIGESSTKSLGADFSVPIDDRYFEDYQPGASYEYGHIEITEDDIIEFATRYDPQPIHIDRDWARTGPFGGLIASGWHTSALCMRMYVDHYLSRVAGLASPGIDELRFAVPTRPGDVLRARFTVIEARPSRSKPDRGILFTRMEGFNQNDELAMSAIGMNMVARRPE, encoded by the coding sequence ATGCCATCGCCTGCCATCGGTGAATCATCCACCAAGTCCCTCGGTGCCGACTTCTCCGTGCCGATCGATGACCGCTACTTCGAGGACTACCAGCCCGGCGCGAGCTACGAGTACGGCCACATCGAGATCACCGAGGACGACATCATCGAGTTCGCGACGCGGTACGACCCCCAGCCCATCCACATCGACCGAGACTGGGCCCGCACCGGGCCGTTCGGCGGGTTGATCGCCAGCGGCTGGCACACCTCAGCCCTGTGCATGCGGATGTACGTCGACCACTACCTGAGCCGGGTGGCCGGCCTCGCCTCACCCGGCATCGACGAACTCCGCTTCGCCGTACCCACCCGCCCCGGCGACGTGCTGCGTGCGCGGTTCACCGTGATCGAGGCCCGCCCATCGCGGTCCAAGCCCGACCGCGGCATCCTGTTCACTCGCATGGAGGGGTTCAACCAGAACGACGAGCTCGCGATGTCCGCCATCGGCATGAACATGGTCGCCCGCCGACCGGAATGA
- the bcp gene encoding thioredoxin-dependent thiol peroxidase yields MSVRLSPGDPAPDFTLLDADGNKVALADLRGRRVILYVYPAAMTPGCTTQACDFRDNIARVAAAGYTVLGLSPDKPEKLAKFRERDAIPFPLLSDPDKGVLTAYGAFGEKQNYGKTVMGVIRSTFVIDAAGKIESAQYNVKATGHVDRLLAQLAI; encoded by the coding sequence GTGTCCGTGCGCCTGTCCCCCGGCGACCCCGCGCCGGACTTCACGCTGCTCGACGCCGACGGCAACAAGGTGGCGCTGGCCGACCTGCGCGGCCGGCGGGTCATCCTCTATGTCTATCCCGCGGCGATGACCCCCGGCTGCACCACGCAGGCCTGCGATTTCCGCGACAACATCGCGCGGGTGGCCGCGGCCGGCTACACGGTGCTCGGGCTTTCCCCCGACAAGCCGGAGAAGCTGGCCAAGTTCCGGGAACGCGACGCGATCCCGTTCCCGCTGCTGTCGGACCCGGACAAGGGTGTGCTGACGGCCTACGGCGCGTTCGGCGAGAAGCAGAACTACGGCAAGACCGTGATGGGCGTCATCCGCTCCACCTTCGTGATCGACGCGGCGGGCAAGATCGAGAGCGCCCAGTACAACGTCAAGGCCACCGGCCACGTCGACCGACTACTGGCCCAGCTGGCCATCTGA